Proteins co-encoded in one Streptomyces roseochromogenus subsp. oscitans DS 12.976 genomic window:
- a CDS encoding HypC/HybG/HupF family hydrogenase formation chaperone, with translation MCLAVPGKVVSIDHRADPMTGLIDFGGVRKQACLEYLPDVRVGEYVIVHVGFALQRLDEESARASLELFEQLGLLEEEFGDAWEQAARQESGSEAR, from the coding sequence ATGTGTCTGGCAGTGCCCGGCAAGGTCGTGTCCATCGACCATCGCGCCGACCCCATGACCGGGCTGATCGACTTCGGCGGAGTGCGAAAACAGGCATGCCTGGAGTATCTGCCCGACGTACGGGTGGGGGAGTACGTCATCGTCCACGTCGGCTTCGCGCTGCAGCGCCTGGACGAGGAGTCGGCCCGGGCGTCCCTGGAGTTGTTCGAGCAACTGGGGCTGCTGGAGGAGGAGTTCGGAGACGCCTGGGAGCAGGCGGCGCGGCAGGAGAGCGGGAGTGAGGCCCGGTGA
- a CDS encoding TetR/AcrR family transcriptional regulator, whose product MSTDRRTLLADAAIAVLADAGMRGLTHRAVDRAAQLPPGTTSAYFRTRQALLTALVRRLVALDQAELQEIGARVPVPRTVGELVAGIMELAGARLTGDGRTRSLARYACAVESARHPELREILVPRENLGRRVVCDFLAGQGVADATERTVTLLTCVDGLVFDRLVNGGDVREEEVRGLVTAALR is encoded by the coding sequence GTGTCCACAGATCGACGTACTCTCCTCGCCGACGCGGCCATCGCCGTGCTCGCCGACGCCGGAATGCGGGGGCTGACGCATCGCGCGGTGGACCGGGCGGCGCAACTGCCTCCCGGGACCACCTCCGCATACTTCCGCACCCGCCAAGCCCTGCTCACCGCTCTGGTCCGGCGCCTGGTGGCGCTCGACCAGGCCGAGCTGCAGGAGATCGGGGCCAGGGTGCCCGTGCCGCGGACCGTCGGTGAACTGGTCGCGGGAATCATGGAGTTGGCCGGAGCGCGGCTCACCGGGGACGGCCGGACGCGCTCGCTGGCGCGCTACGCGTGTGCCGTCGAGAGCGCGCGCCATCCGGAGCTGCGCGAGATCCTTGTGCCGCGCGAGAACCTGGGGCGGCGGGTGGTGTGCGACTTCCTCGCCGGGCAGGGAGTCGCCGATGCGACGGAACGTACGGTGACGCTGCTGACCTGTGTGGACGGCCTGGTCTTCGACCGGCTGGTGAACGGCGGAGACGTTCGGGAGGAGGAGGTCCGAGGGCTTGTGACAGCGGCTCTGCGCTGA
- a CDS encoding hydrogenase maturation protein, producing the protein MDILLVASAFNSLSQRVYAELSDLGHRVDVVLASQGDDQVRAAVHELRPELVIAPMLKTALPEDVWREHTCLIVHPGPPGDRGPSSLDWAVAERAPRWGVTVLQAEAAMDAGAIWAAEPFTVTPVGKSDLYRNEVSDAAVTAVRTAVRRYAEGSYKPRLQTDESIDVVWRDAFRQERRRIDWARDDTETVLRKLRGADSQPGVRDEILGREVFLHGGHPEDRLRGHPGELLARRAGAVCRATRDGAVWIPQLRPRKNSGDPAPFRRPAASVLAAWEPSLELPEAPVPLNLPSDRRTWTDIRYRQRGDVGFLGFSFPGGAMSTDQCRRLLAAYRHALSHPTRVLVLGGDRDFFSNGIHLNVIEAAPDPAEESWVNLNAMDDLVEAVLRTTDRLVVAALAGNAAAGGAMLALAADEVWCRTGVVLNPHYRRMGLYGSEFWTYTLPRRVGPEQAHRLTTEALPVSAASAERLGLVDRLVPAAPGDFPAETQRLAAELASSPFLDARIAAKSAARAAAEGERPLAAYREAELARMRTLFFDPEAPYHALRSAFVRKAPSASPRPLTPPPGDLR; encoded by the coding sequence ATGGACATTTTGCTCGTCGCCAGTGCGTTCAACAGCCTCTCCCAGCGCGTGTACGCCGAACTGTCGGACCTCGGTCACCGCGTGGACGTCGTCCTCGCCTCACAGGGCGACGACCAGGTCCGGGCCGCCGTACACGAACTGCGGCCGGAACTGGTCATCGCGCCCATGCTGAAGACCGCCCTGCCCGAGGATGTGTGGCGCGAACACACCTGTCTGATCGTGCATCCGGGGCCGCCCGGAGACCGCGGCCCGTCCTCGCTGGACTGGGCCGTGGCCGAGCGGGCACCCCGGTGGGGCGTGACGGTCCTGCAGGCGGAGGCGGCGATGGACGCGGGCGCGATCTGGGCGGCGGAGCCGTTCACCGTGACGCCCGTCGGCAAGAGCGACCTGTACCGCAACGAGGTCTCCGACGCCGCCGTCACCGCCGTCCGCACCGCCGTACGGCGCTATGCCGAAGGCTCCTACAAGCCCCGGCTGCAGACCGACGAGTCGATCGACGTGGTCTGGCGCGACGCCTTCCGGCAGGAGCGCCGGCGTATCGACTGGGCGCGGGACGACACCGAAACGGTCCTGCGTAAACTCCGCGGCGCCGATTCGCAGCCCGGCGTCCGCGACGAAATCCTCGGCCGGGAGGTGTTCCTGCACGGCGGTCACCCCGAGGACCGGCTGCGCGGCCACCCCGGCGAACTTCTCGCCCGGCGGGCGGGTGCGGTCTGCCGGGCCACCCGCGACGGCGCGGTCTGGATCCCGCAACTGCGCCCCCGCAAGAACTCCGGCGACCCCGCGCCCTTCCGCCGCCCGGCCGCCTCCGTGCTCGCCGCCTGGGAGCCCTCCCTCGAACTCCCCGAAGCGCCCGTCCCACTGAACCTGCCCTCCGACCGGCGCACCTGGACCGACATCCGCTACCGGCAGCGCGGTGACGTCGGTTTCCTCGGCTTCTCCTTCCCGGGCGGCGCGATGAGCACCGACCAGTGCCGACGGCTGCTCGCCGCCTACCGGCACGCGCTCTCGCACCCCACCCGGGTCCTCGTGCTCGGCGGGGACCGCGACTTCTTCTCCAACGGCATCCATCTGAACGTCATCGAGGCGGCCCCCGACCCGGCCGAGGAGTCGTGGGTCAACCTCAACGCCATGGACGATCTGGTCGAGGCGGTCCTGCGCACCACCGACCGGCTGGTCGTGGCCGCACTCGCCGGCAACGCGGCGGCCGGCGGCGCCATGCTCGCCCTCGCCGCCGACGAGGTGTGGTGCCGCACCGGCGTCGTCCTCAACCCGCACTACCGGCGAATGGGCCTGTACGGCTCGGAGTTCTGGACGTACACCCTGCCCCGCCGCGTCGGACCGGAGCAGGCCCACCGGCTGACCACCGAGGCCCTGCCCGTCAGCGCCGCGTCCGCCGAACGGCTGGGTCTCGTGGACCGGCTCGTACCGGCCGCGCCCGGCGACTTCCCGGCCGAGACCCAGCGGCTGGCGGCCGAACTCGCCTCCTCCCCCTTCCTGGACGCGCGGATCGCCGCCAAGTCCGCAGCCCGCGCCGCGGCCGAGGGCGAACGCCCGCTCGCCGCGTACCGCGAGGCCGAACTGGCCCGTATGCGCACCCTCTTCTTCGACCCGGAGGCTCCTTACCACGCCCTGCGCTCCGCCTTCGTCCGCAAGGCCCCGTCCGCCTCACCCCGCCCCCTGACCCCGCCCCCAGGAGACCTCCGTTGA
- a CDS encoding MgtC/SapB family protein: MAGAGLAAPLWDVHNGQGVRQLAELGLALLLSSLIGWERAAQQKSAGLRTHTLVGIASALMMEVSQHGFTAVLGLQNVSFDPSRVAAQIVSGIGFIGGGLIFVRRDAVRGLTTAATIWLTAAVGMACGGGLPILALAVTALHFLVVRGYPLFTSRLIPETAATGFEARLTYRTGAALLPRLMETCTRRGFRIVQVKVERLPGRADDAARVLLGLEGAEDPTVLASELFHEEGVLDVEVSAAADDE; this comes from the coding sequence ATGGCAGGAGCGGGGCTCGCGGCACCGTTGTGGGACGTGCACAACGGCCAGGGGGTGCGGCAGCTGGCCGAGCTGGGGCTGGCGCTGCTGCTGTCCAGCCTGATCGGCTGGGAGCGGGCCGCCCAGCAGAAGAGCGCCGGGCTGCGCACGCACACGCTGGTCGGCATTGCGAGCGCGCTGATGATGGAGGTGTCCCAGCACGGGTTCACGGCGGTGCTCGGGTTGCAGAACGTCTCCTTCGACCCCTCCCGGGTCGCCGCTCAGATCGTGTCCGGCATCGGTTTCATCGGCGGCGGTCTGATCTTCGTACGACGGGACGCCGTACGGGGCCTGACGACGGCCGCCACCATCTGGCTGACGGCCGCGGTCGGCATGGCCTGCGGCGGCGGGCTGCCCATCCTCGCGCTGGCGGTGACCGCCCTCCACTTCCTCGTGGTGCGCGGCTATCCGCTGTTCACGTCCCGGCTGATCCCCGAGACGGCCGCCACCGGCTTCGAGGCACGGCTGACGTACCGGACCGGGGCGGCCCTGCTCCCGCGCCTGATGGAGACGTGCACCCGGCGCGGCTTCCGGATCGTCCAGGTCAAGGTCGAACGGCTGCCCGGCCGCGCGGACGACGCCGCCCGGGTGCTGCTGGGGCTGGAAGGCGCCGAGGACCCAACGGTGCTGGCTTCGGAGCTGTTCCATGAGGAGGGGGTGCTCGACGTCGAGGTGAGTGCCGCGGCGGACGACGAATAG
- the hypF gene encoding carbamoyltransferase HypF codes for MTAPATGLVRRRLTVRGTVQGVGFRPYVHRLAAGLGLSGFVGNTGDGVLVEVEGPADEVDRFCATLAEQPPPLATVSGIAGEEVPVTGDTGPFAICSTERAGGRTQLPPDTATCAECLRELADRADRRHRHPFVTCTHCGPRFTIATRMPYDRAATTMADFPMCPACAREYGAPVDRRFHAQPVACPGCGPRLTLIPALSGLRATRDANALATARALLAAGRIVAVKGLGGYHLACDATDDRAVATLRRRKERGGKAFAVMCADLATAERLAVLSAAERAALTSARRPVVLLRGRTPADGPRLAGQVCPGSPHVGLMLPYTPVHTLLFGLPGDPPGPRALVMTSGNRSGEPIVTDDAEALTRLAGLADAWLTHDRPIASPCDDSLLRVRPDGTEQVLRRSRGYVPRPLRLPVPVRPTLAVGGDLKNVPCLGEGDLAWFGPHIGDMGALATLRAAERAERHLSRLTGVAPALVAADRHPGYHSTRWARRRASKMPLRLVQHHHAHIASAMAEHGLDGSTPVIGVAFDGTGYGDDATVWGGEILLADYTGYRRFAHLTPAPLPGGDAGVANPCRLALARLWAAGVPWEPDLPSVQACTDSERAVLRRQLERQVACVPTSSMGRLFDAVSSLAGVCHRAGYEAQAALELQAAALEARDVDSVSYPFGLSGADVLACDPAPMLRALLKDQRRGVPAPVLAARFHRGVAGAVAEICRRARAGTGLTTVALTGGVFANALLEEETASLLAGAGFAVIQHCEVPPNDGGLALGQLMVAGTANHHETE; via the coding sequence ATGACCGCGCCCGCCACCGGCCTCGTGCGCCGAAGGCTCACCGTGCGGGGAACCGTGCAGGGTGTGGGCTTCCGGCCGTACGTGCACCGGCTCGCCGCAGGCCTCGGCCTGTCCGGGTTCGTCGGCAACACCGGCGACGGCGTGCTCGTCGAGGTCGAGGGCCCGGCGGACGAGGTCGACCGGTTCTGCGCCACGCTGGCCGAACAGCCGCCGCCGCTGGCCACCGTGAGCGGCATCGCCGGTGAGGAGGTGCCCGTCACCGGCGACACCGGACCCTTCGCGATCTGCTCCACCGAGCGGGCCGGGGGCCGCACCCAGCTTCCGCCGGACACCGCGACCTGTGCCGAGTGCCTGCGCGAACTGGCCGATCGAGCCGACCGCCGGCACCGGCACCCGTTCGTCACCTGCACCCACTGCGGCCCGCGCTTCACCATCGCCACCCGGATGCCGTACGACCGCGCGGCCACCACCATGGCCGACTTCCCGATGTGTCCGGCCTGTGCCCGGGAGTACGGCGCCCCCGTCGACCGACGCTTCCACGCCCAGCCCGTCGCCTGCCCCGGGTGCGGGCCGCGGCTCACCCTGATCCCGGCCCTGAGCGGCCTCCGCGCGACAAGGGACGCGAACGCCCTCGCCACGGCGCGGGCGCTGCTGGCCGCCGGCCGGATCGTCGCCGTCAAGGGACTCGGCGGCTACCACCTGGCCTGCGACGCCACCGACGACCGGGCCGTGGCCACCCTGCGCCGCCGCAAGGAACGCGGCGGCAAGGCCTTCGCGGTGATGTGCGCGGACCTCGCCACCGCGGAGCGTCTCGCGGTGCTCTCCGCAGCCGAGCGGGCCGCGCTGACCAGTGCCCGCCGCCCCGTCGTCCTGCTCCGCGGACGCACCCCGGCGGACGGCCCCCGCCTCGCCGGCCAGGTCTGCCCGGGCAGCCCGCACGTGGGCCTGATGCTTCCCTACACCCCGGTCCACACCCTGCTGTTCGGGCTGCCCGGCGATCCGCCCGGCCCGCGCGCGCTGGTGATGACGAGCGGCAACCGCTCCGGCGAGCCCATCGTCACCGACGACGCCGAGGCGCTGACCCGGCTCGCCGGACTGGCCGACGCCTGGCTCACCCACGACCGGCCCATCGCCTCGCCGTGCGACGACTCCCTGCTGCGGGTACGCCCGGACGGCACCGAACAGGTCCTCAGACGCTCCCGCGGCTATGTCCCCCGCCCGCTGCGCCTCCCGGTCCCGGTCCGTCCCACCCTCGCGGTCGGCGGCGACCTGAAGAACGTCCCGTGCCTCGGCGAGGGCGACCTCGCCTGGTTCGGGCCGCACATCGGTGACATGGGCGCGCTGGCCACCCTGCGGGCCGCCGAGCGCGCCGAACGGCACCTGAGCCGTCTGACAGGAGTCGCCCCGGCCCTCGTCGCCGCCGACCGGCACCCGGGCTACCACTCGACGCGCTGGGCCCGGCGCCGCGCCTCGAAGATGCCCTTGCGGCTGGTCCAGCACCACCACGCCCACATCGCCTCCGCGATGGCCGAGCACGGCCTGGACGGCAGCACCCCGGTGATCGGCGTCGCCTTCGACGGCACCGGATACGGCGACGACGCCACCGTGTGGGGCGGTGAGATCCTGCTCGCCGACTACACCGGCTACCGGCGCTTCGCCCACCTCACCCCCGCCCCGCTGCCCGGCGGAGACGCCGGAGTGGCCAACCCCTGCCGGCTGGCGCTGGCCCGGCTGTGGGCGGCCGGTGTGCCCTGGGAACCGGATCTGCCGAGCGTCCAAGCCTGCACGGACAGCGAACGCGCCGTACTGCGACGGCAGTTGGAGCGACAGGTGGCATGTGTGCCGACGTCCAGCATGGGCCGCCTGTTCGACGCGGTGTCGTCCCTGGCCGGTGTGTGTCACCGGGCGGGATACGAGGCGCAGGCGGCGCTGGAACTTCAGGCGGCGGCGCTGGAGGCCAGGGACGTGGACAGCGTGTCGTACCCCTTCGGCCTCAGCGGTGCGGATGTCCTCGCCTGCGACCCCGCACCGATGCTGAGGGCCCTGCTCAAGGACCAGCGGCGCGGCGTCCCCGCTCCGGTCCTGGCGGCCCGCTTCCACCGAGGCGTCGCCGGAGCGGTCGCCGAGATCTGCCGGCGCGCCCGCGCGGGGACCGGTCTGACCACCGTCGCCCTCACCGGAGGCGTCTTCGCCAACGCCCTGCTGGAGGAGGAGACCGCCTCGCTGCTCGCCGGGGCGGGGTTCGCGGTCATCCAGCACTGTGAAGTCCCCCCGAACGACGGAGGGCTGGCGCTCGGTCAGCTCATGGTCGCGGGAACGGCAAACCACCACGAGACGGAGTGA
- a CDS encoding nitroreductase — MDVYEAVASRRAVRSFTDESVPRAALERVLAAATRSPSGGNLQPWHVYVLTGAPLAELKERTCERAEAGDPGDERQYRMYPPEPKSPYRERRSAAATRRFGALGIRREDMEARRAAVAANWRCFGAPCLLLCYIDRDMGAAQWADLGMYLQTVMLLLRAEGLHSCAQMAWSVYHRTVADVVAPPEELVLFAGLSIGFEDRSAPFARIGRAPLAETVTFLGDSASGGPGQPASS, encoded by the coding sequence GTGGATGTGTACGAGGCAGTGGCGAGCCGGCGGGCGGTGCGGTCCTTCACGGACGAATCCGTCCCGCGTGCGGCGCTGGAGCGCGTCCTGGCCGCCGCCACGCGCTCCCCTTCGGGCGGCAATCTCCAGCCGTGGCACGTCTATGTGCTCACCGGCGCCCCGCTCGCCGAGCTGAAGGAGCGCACCTGCGAGCGCGCCGAGGCCGGTGATCCTGGAGACGAGCGGCAGTACCGGATGTATCCGCCGGAGCCGAAGTCCCCGTACCGGGAACGGCGGTCGGCTGCGGCCACCCGGCGTTTCGGGGCGCTCGGGATCCGGCGCGAGGACATGGAGGCCCGCCGGGCGGCCGTCGCCGCGAACTGGCGGTGTTTCGGCGCCCCGTGTCTCCTGCTGTGCTACATCGACCGCGACATGGGCGCGGCGCAGTGGGCCGACCTCGGGATGTATCTGCAGACGGTGATGCTGCTGCTCCGTGCCGAGGGGCTGCACAGCTGTGCGCAGATGGCATGGTCGGTGTACCACCGCACGGTCGCGGATGTGGTGGCCCCACCGGAGGAACTGGTCCTGTTCGCGGGCCTGTCGATCGGCTTCGAGGACCGGTCGGCGCCGTTCGCCCGCATCGGCCGGGCACCGCTCGCGGAGACGGTCACGTTCCTCGGTGACAGCGCGAGCGGTGGGCCGGGACAGCCTGCCTCCTCGTAG
- a CDS encoding hydrogenase maturation protease, with product MTPRLLVAGVGNIFLADDAFGPEVIRALDQRPLPAEVWVHDYGIRGMDLAYDLLDGYDTAVLVDTARRGHHPGTLSLIEAEPPDGTVVPEAHGMDPAKVLALATHLGDEPLPRVLVLACEPEVLPAGDADLLPGLSAPVRAAVGRAADALHTLIPALLSDSAAPAPPLGHPMESAPAHPAALPGTTAR from the coding sequence TTGACGCCGCGTCTGCTGGTGGCCGGCGTCGGCAACATCTTCCTCGCCGACGACGCCTTCGGCCCCGAAGTGATCCGCGCCCTCGACCAGCGCCCGCTGCCGGCCGAGGTATGGGTGCACGACTACGGCATCCGGGGCATGGACCTCGCCTACGACCTGCTCGACGGATACGACACCGCCGTCCTGGTCGACACCGCGCGCCGCGGCCACCACCCCGGCACCCTCTCCCTGATCGAGGCCGAACCGCCCGACGGCACCGTCGTGCCCGAGGCCCACGGCATGGACCCGGCGAAGGTACTGGCCCTGGCCACCCACCTCGGCGATGAGCCGCTGCCCCGCGTTCTCGTCCTGGCCTGCGAGCCCGAGGTGCTGCCCGCCGGCGACGCGGACCTCCTGCCGGGGCTCAGCGCACCGGTCCGGGCAGCCGTCGGCCGGGCCGCGGACGCCCTGCACACGCTGATCCCGGCCCTGCTCTCCGATTCCGCCGCGCCCGCACCCCCGTTGGGCCACCCGATGGAATCCGCGCCCGCGCATCCGGCTGCGCTGCCCGGCACGACGGCCCGCTGA
- a CDS encoding ANTAR domain-containing protein, whose amino-acid sequence MIDQAIGAVIVLGRIAPEEAWRALRDVSQRTNVKLRTVAEHILDYAQGGTLPEPQRTELGKALARYRRSTDTGEPPTTER is encoded by the coding sequence GTGATCGACCAGGCCATAGGAGCCGTGATCGTCCTCGGGCGGATCGCCCCCGAGGAGGCCTGGCGGGCGCTGCGGGACGTCTCCCAGCGCACCAACGTCAAACTGCGGACCGTCGCCGAGCACATCCTGGACTACGCCCAGGGCGGGACGCTCCCGGAACCGCAGCGGACCGAACTCGGCAAGGCGCTCGCGCGCTACCGCCGGAGCACCGACACGGGCGAGCCCCCGACGACGGAACGGTGA
- a CDS encoding AI-2E family transporter — MRPAAAPRPRPVPAAERVVPWLRIGAAYAWRLILIGIVVYGVFSVLGSFQLIAVALFLALIVTTVLRPLTDLLNRILPRPLCVAVALVGSLLLLLALLALVGNAVAGESARLAGEFRGGVHRIEEWLQRPPFRLSPGRLSELENQVTHYLSTHRSSLLSRAVSGLGRVVEVVTGAALALFSSVFFIHSGERLWGWIRDNLLPSGARTAWDRAGRVAWRAFAGYTRGIIIVAATNAVLVGIALLVLRVPLALPLTLLEFFAAFVPLVGSPVALGVATVVALAGRGPITALAVLALIVVIGQLEGHVLHPLVMSWAVRLHPLVVAVSVIAGSIIAGVIGAVVAVPLVSVVWAVLRALRAVPP, encoded by the coding sequence GTGCGGCCCGCGGCCGCTCCGCGCCCCAGGCCGGTGCCGGCGGCCGAGCGGGTGGTGCCCTGGCTGCGCATCGGGGCGGCCTACGCCTGGCGGCTCATCCTCATCGGGATCGTCGTCTACGGCGTCTTCAGCGTCCTCGGCAGCTTCCAGCTCATCGCCGTCGCCCTCTTCCTCGCGCTGATCGTCACCACCGTGCTGCGCCCGCTGACGGATCTGCTCAACCGCATCCTGCCGAGGCCGTTGTGCGTCGCCGTGGCGCTGGTGGGCAGCCTGCTGCTCCTGCTGGCTCTGCTCGCCCTGGTGGGCAACGCGGTGGCCGGGGAGTCGGCCCGGCTGGCGGGTGAGTTCCGCGGCGGGGTGCACCGTATCGAGGAGTGGTTGCAACGGCCGCCGTTCCGGCTGAGTCCGGGCCGGCTGTCCGAGCTGGAGAACCAGGTCACGCACTACCTCTCGACGCACCGTTCCAGCCTGCTCAGCCGCGCCGTCAGCGGGCTGGGCCGGGTCGTCGAGGTGGTCACCGGGGCCGCGCTCGCGCTGTTCTCCTCGGTGTTCTTCATCCATTCCGGCGAGCGCCTGTGGGGCTGGATCCGCGACAACCTGCTGCCGAGCGGCGCCCGAACGGCGTGGGACCGCGCGGGGCGGGTGGCCTGGCGGGCCTTCGCCGGGTACACGCGCGGCATCATCATCGTGGCCGCCACCAATGCCGTGCTCGTCGGCATCGCCCTGCTCGTGCTGCGGGTGCCGCTCGCGCTGCCGCTGACGCTGCTGGAGTTCTTCGCGGCGTTCGTGCCGCTGGTGGGTTCGCCGGTCGCGCTCGGCGTCGCCACGGTCGTCGCCCTGGCCGGGCGCGGCCCGATCACGGCGCTGGCCGTACTGGCGCTGATCGTCGTGATCGGCCAGCTGGAGGGCCATGTGCTGCATCCGCTGGTGATGAGCTGGGCGGTACGGCTGCACCCGCTCGTCGTCGCCGTGTCGGTGATCGCGGGCAGCATCATCGCGGGGGTGATCGGTGCCGTGGTGGCGGTGCCGCTGGTCTCGGTCGTCTGGGCGGTGCTGCGGGCCCTGCGCGCGGTGCCGCCGTGA
- a CDS encoding FAD-dependent monooxygenase translates to MGGTAVVVGGGIGGLAAAIGLHRIGWDVRVVERAGTLADAGAGISLHANGLRALDTLGVGATVRAAARPQYSGGTRTPEGDWLSRMDGVALERALSTPIVGIRRAVLHRLLREALPAECLRIGVTVSGLDRTAPDRVRVPVGDEALDADLVVAADGVGSRLRGLLSPGHPGPVYSGSTVLRAITERPLRLRGDFELTWGEGAEFGHIAFTDGRAEWHAVLTAPAGVRHADPLGMLRRRFGRWHDPIPELLDATRPEAVLHHDIHELATPLRSFTAGRVALLGDAAHAMTPNLGQGACQALEDAATLAAALAHEPSVASALARYDAERRPRSQAVARAARQAGRLGQQLSHPAAVALRNTALRLTPSRVAMRAILRHADWTPPSLG, encoded by the coding sequence ATGGGCGGTACGGCGGTGGTGGTCGGGGGTGGCATCGGCGGCCTCGCGGCCGCGATCGGGCTGCACCGGATCGGCTGGGACGTACGGGTGGTGGAGCGGGCCGGCACCCTGGCCGACGCGGGCGCGGGCATCTCGCTGCACGCCAACGGGCTGCGCGCCCTGGACACGCTCGGGGTCGGAGCGACGGTGCGCGCGGCTGCCCGCCCGCAGTACAGCGGCGGTACCCGCACCCCCGAGGGCGACTGGCTGAGCCGGATGGACGGCGTGGCCCTCGAACGCGCGCTGAGCACGCCGATCGTCGGCATCCGGCGCGCGGTCCTGCACCGACTGCTGCGCGAGGCCCTGCCGGCCGAGTGTCTGCGGATCGGCGTCACGGTGTCCGGACTGGACCGTACGGCCCCCGACCGGGTGCGGGTGCCGGTCGGGGACGAGGCGCTGGACGCGGACCTGGTCGTCGCGGCCGACGGAGTGGGCAGCCGGCTGCGCGGCCTGCTCTCCCCCGGCCACCCCGGCCCGGTCTACTCCGGCTCCACGGTGCTGCGGGCCATCACCGAACGCCCATTGCGGTTGCGCGGCGACTTCGAGCTGACCTGGGGCGAGGGTGCGGAGTTCGGGCACATCGCCTTCACCGACGGCCGGGCCGAGTGGCATGCGGTGCTCACCGCACCGGCCGGCGTCCGCCACGCCGACCCGCTCGGCATGCTGCGCCGGCGCTTCGGCCGCTGGCACGACCCGATCCCCGAACTCCTGGACGCCACCCGGCCGGAGGCCGTGCTCCACCACGACATCCATGAACTGGCCACTCCCTTGCGGTCGTTCACGGCCGGGCGGGTGGCGCTCCTCGGCGACGCGGCGCACGCCATGACGCCGAACCTCGGCCAGGGCGCCTGCCAGGCCCTGGAGGACGCGGCAACGCTGGCAGCCGCGCTCGCACATGAGCCCTCGGTCGCCTCGGCACTGGCCCGTTACGACGCCGAACGCCGCCCACGCTCCCAGGCGGTCGCCCGCGCCGCGCGGCAGGCGGGCCGGTTGGGTCAGCAGCTCTCCCATCCGGCGGCCGTCGCTCTGCGCAACACAGCGCTGCGGCTCACCCCGTCCCGGGTGGCGATGCGGGCGATCCTGCGGCACGCCGACTGGACGCCGCCCAGCCTGGGTTGA
- the hypB gene encoding hydrogenase nickel incorporation protein HypB: MCRSDVKQAVLAKNDDLAAELRGDLARQGVTVVNLLSSPGSGKTELLGRVLARAVEQGIPVAALTADLATENDAVRLARSGAPVQQLLTDGLCHLEARQVRARLTGWLPADTSVLFVENVGNLVCPAAYDLGETLRVVLMAVTEGEDKPLKYPTAFGSAHLIVITKTDLAEPAGFDEAAFRTNVHRVNPGVRIVRSCARTGSGAGTLLDRALAARDGTLHRPPLAPHPHGHHHTADAPAV; the protein is encoded by the coding sequence ATGTGCCGGTCCGACGTCAAGCAGGCCGTCCTGGCCAAGAACGACGACCTGGCCGCGGAGCTGCGCGGCGACCTCGCCCGGCAGGGCGTGACCGTCGTCAACCTGCTGTCCAGCCCCGGCAGCGGCAAGACCGAACTCCTCGGCCGGGTCCTGGCCCGCGCCGTGGAACAGGGCATCCCCGTGGCCGCCCTGACCGCCGACCTGGCCACCGAGAACGACGCCGTACGGCTGGCCCGTTCCGGCGCCCCCGTCCAGCAGCTGCTCACCGACGGACTGTGCCACCTGGAGGCCCGTCAGGTCCGGGCCCGGCTGACCGGCTGGCTGCCGGCGGACACCTCGGTGCTCTTCGTGGAGAACGTCGGCAATCTCGTCTGCCCGGCCGCGTACGACCTCGGCGAGACTCTGAGGGTCGTGCTCATGGCGGTCACCGAGGGCGAGGACAAACCGCTGAAGTACCCGACCGCGTTCGGTTCCGCCCATCTGATCGTGATCACCAAGACCGACCTCGCCGAACCGGCCGGCTTCGACGAGGCCGCCTTCCGGACCAATGTGCACCGGGTCAATCCGGGCGTGCGGATCGTACGGTCCTGTGCCCGCACCGGCTCCGGAGCCGGCACCCTCCTGGACCGTGCCCTGGCCGCCCGGGACGGCACCCTCCACCGGCCGCCCCTCGCGCCGCATCCGCACGGCCACCACCACACCGCCGACGCTCCCGCCGTATGA